One genomic segment of Zingiber officinale cultivar Zhangliang unplaced genomic scaffold, Zo_v1.1 ctg224, whole genome shotgun sequence includes these proteins:
- the LOC122036926 gene encoding uncharacterized protein LOC122036926, translated as MPDHILRCFRGRAASEPPPTAAATPTLTTSVYETRFGVACLTWTRTSLGVSLRSELRFYADEEEEDEVVVSFHIRPWLLWKRRGKRGFHLTDHRRIDFAWDFKRASFPPGGGPEPVSGYFVAAFLDGAMFLVAGDLADAAHRKFKAHPAQNPLTPPPISRREQVVLVDHGGRSSYRTRARFGGQDHEISIDLDAKEKGREAAMSVDIDGERILLVRRLRWKFRGSEKVEHGGSKIQVSWDLHSWFFQAKDKGAAAGGAAEMGHAVFLFRFEEEDEEEQIGNPMLATEGYNGKNWNTEWSKSSGDGDGWERRRGRRKLRKTGSSSSSASTASTLTVMEWASPEEEELRFAEGFSLSVYAWKSW; from the coding sequence ATGCCGGATCACATCCTGAGGTGTTTCCGGGGTCGGGCAGCTTCGGAGCCGCCGCCGACGGCGGCAGCGACGCCGACGTTGACGACGTCCGTGTACGAGACTCGTTTCGGGGTCGCCTGTCTCACCTGGACCCGAACCTCCCTCGGCGTCTCCCTCCGCTCCGAGCTCCGCTTCTACGCCGACGAGGAAGAGGAGGACGAGGTGGTGGTTTCGTTTCACATCCGGCCGTGGTTGCTGTGGAAGCGGCGAGGGAAGCGGGGGTTCCACCTCACGGACCATCGCCGCATCGACTTCGCTTGGGACTTCAAGCGCGCGAGCTTCCCGCCGGGGGGAGGCCCGGAGCCGGTCTCCGGGTACTTTGTCGCCGCATTCCTCGACGGCGCGATGTTCCTAGTCGCTGGGGATCTCGCCGACGCGGCCCACAGGAAGTTCAAAGCCCATCCGGCGCAAAACCCCCTGACTCCGCCACCGATCTCGAGGAGGGAGCAGGTGGTGTTGGTGGACCACGGCGGGCGGAGTTCCTACCGCACTAGGGCCAGGTTCGGTGGCCAGGACCATGAGATCTCGATCGATCTGGACGCCAAGGAGAAGGGACGAGAGGCCGCGATGTCGGTGGACATCGACGGGGAGCGGATCCTGTTGGTGCGCCGCCTCCGTTGGAAGTTCCGGGGGAGCGAGAAGGTCGAACATGGCGGCAGCAAGATTCAGGTCTCTTGGGACCTCCACAGCTGGTTCTTTCAGGCCAAAGACAAAGGGGCCGCCGCTGGCGGCGCAGCGGAGATGGGGCATGCCGTGTTTCTGTTCCGCTTCGAGGAAGAGGATGAGGAAGAGCAAATCGGAAACCCAATGTTGGCGACCGAGGGGTATAATGGGAAGAACTGGAACACCGAATGGAGCAAAAGCAGCGGCGACGGCGACGGTTGGGAGAGGCGTAGAGGGAGGAGGAAGCTGAGGAAGACAGGCTCCTCCTCGTCGTCGGCTTCAACGGCGAGCACTCTGACGGTGATGGAGTGGGCGAGCCCGGAGGAGGAGGAGCTGCGGTTTGCGGAGGGCTTCTCGCTGTCGGTCTACGCCTGGAAAAGCTGGTGA
- the LOC122036916 gene encoding uncharacterized protein LOC122036916: protein MALEQSGKIGSFVIILGFLSFILAIVAENKKPAFGTPIQGKGVVICKFPSDPTVLVGSLSVVALVFTIIGGHVAVFFNYKGKVVSNNVLFGYSTLFVFFVIAEIVSTLAFAFLIWTVVTEGLHRSRNVHYDLTTQCPTAKTGMFGGAAFLALDAAILWLVCLTLTLNVRADHFEDEEVKKGEYGQVYATELVSQGA, encoded by the exons ATGGCCTTGGAGCAAAGTGGAAAGATTGGGTCCTTTGTGATTATTCTAGGCTTCTTGTCCTTCATATTGGCTATTGTTGCAGAGAACAAAAAG CCTGCATTTGGAACTCCAATTCAAGGAAAGGGCGTTGTGATATGCAAATTCCCAAGCGATCCGACAGTGCTTGTCGGGTCTTTGTCAGTCGTTGCTCTAGTTTTTACGATCATCGGAGGGCATGTCGCTGTGTTCTTTAACTACAAAGGGAAGGTTGTTTCAAACAATGTCCTGTTTGGCTACTCCACCTTATTCGTATTCTTTGTGATCGCTGA GATTGTGTCAACTCTAGCATTTGCGTTCTTGATATGGACTGTCGTTACTGAAGGCCTACACCGATCGCGCAACGTTCACTACGATCTCACGACTCAGTGTCCCACGGCAAAGACCGGCATGTTTGGTGGCGCAGCTTTTCTCGCCCTTGATGCGGCCATCTTGTGGCTTGTTTGCCTCACGCTGACCTTGAACGTAAGAGCTGATCACTTTGAGGACGAGGAGGTTAAGAAGGGAGAGTATGGGCAGGTTTATGCTACTGAATTGGTTAGCCAAGGAGCTTAG